Proteins from one Mucilaginibacter jinjuensis genomic window:
- a CDS encoding type I restriction-modification system subunit M, translating to MISETNERGLKPGKVKKAIKQKSMEETLWESANKLRGTVEPSEYKHVVLSLIFLKFASDKFVERRQELIAEHKEKFMEMKEFYNQKNVFYLPEESRWTYIIQNSKQNDISVKIDTALNTVEKSNPSLKGALPDNYFSRLNMDVTKLATLLDTINNIDTLKDKKQDIVGRVYEYFLSKFALAEGKGKGEFYTPKSIVNLIAEMIEPYRGIIYDPACGSGGMFVQSVKFIENHHGNKKEVSIYGQESITTTYKLAKMNLAVRGVSSNLGAVAADTFGKDQHPDLKADFIMANPPFNQKDWRGNNELVDDPRWRGYDVPPTSNANYAWILNIVSKLSFNGVAGFILANGALSGGGEEYKIRRKLIENGLVEAIVILPRNLFYTTDISVTLWILNNNKTERTIVLNDVVKNYRDRHNEILFMDLRQVGEPFEKKFTQFSEGDINTVAKTYHNWQQTNFGKTYQNVAEYCYSATIEEVAAKDFSLVPSKYIEFINRDENIDFDEKMASLQVEFSTLLKAEEQSKKDLMNVFKELGYEIAL from the coding sequence ATGATCAGCGAGACAAACGAGCGAGGATTGAAGCCTGGAAAAGTAAAAAAAGCTATTAAGCAAAAATCCATGGAGGAAACCCTTTGGGAATCAGCCAACAAATTGCGCGGAACGGTAGAGCCGTCAGAGTACAAACACGTTGTACTTAGCCTCATCTTTTTAAAATTTGCCAGTGATAAATTTGTTGAGCGCCGCCAGGAACTAATAGCCGAGCACAAAGAGAAGTTTATGGAAATGAAAGAGTTCTATAATCAAAAGAACGTTTTTTATCTACCAGAAGAATCACGTTGGACTTATATCATACAAAACTCTAAGCAGAACGACATATCGGTTAAAATTGATACTGCCTTAAATACCGTTGAGAAAAGTAATCCTTCGCTTAAGGGAGCCTTGCCGGACAATTACTTTTCACGTCTAAACATGGACGTGACTAAATTGGCTACACTGCTGGATACAATAAATAATATTGATACGCTTAAAGATAAAAAGCAGGATATTGTGGGCCGAGTTTACGAGTATTTCCTCAGTAAATTTGCTCTAGCTGAGGGAAAGGGTAAGGGGGAGTTTTATACCCCTAAAAGCATTGTCAACTTAATAGCTGAAATGATTGAACCTTATCGTGGAATAATTTATGATCCTGCTTGCGGATCTGGCGGTATGTTTGTTCAATCGGTAAAATTCATCGAAAATCATCATGGTAACAAAAAAGAAGTATCTATTTACGGACAGGAATCAATAACAACTACCTACAAGCTGGCTAAAATGAATTTGGCCGTCCGCGGAGTTTCTTCTAACTTGGGTGCAGTGGCTGCAGATACTTTTGGTAAAGATCAACATCCTGATCTAAAAGCTGATTTTATTATGGCCAATCCACCTTTTAATCAAAAAGACTGGCGTGGTAATAATGAATTAGTGGACGATCCGCGCTGGCGTGGTTATGATGTTCCTCCAACAAGTAATGCCAACTATGCTTGGATACTTAATATCGTTTCAAAATTATCATTCAATGGTGTGGCTGGTTTTATACTAGCAAACGGCGCATTATCTGGTGGCGGAGAAGAATATAAGATACGCCGGAAGTTGATTGAGAATGGTTTAGTTGAGGCAATAGTAATCTTACCAAGAAACTTGTTTTATACCACTGATATTAGTGTAACACTTTGGATTTTGAATAACAACAAAACTGAACGTACCATTGTGCTAAATGATGTAGTGAAAAACTATCGCGACAGACATAACGAAATACTGTTTATGGACTTGCGGCAAGTTGGAGAACCTTTTGAAAAGAAATTCACACAATTTTCCGAAGGCGATATTAACACAGTTGCCAAAACATATCATAACTGGCAACAAACAAATTTTGGAAAGACATACCAAAACGTTGCCGAATACTGTTATTCCGCAACAATTGAAGAAGTTGCCGCTAAAGACTTTTCTCTAGTGCCAAGTAAGTACATTGAGTTTATCAATAGGGATGAAAATATTGATTTTGATGAAAAGATGGCTTCGCTACAAGTTGAATTTTCAACCTTATTGAAAGCCGAAGAGCAATCGAAAAAAGATTTAATGAATGTGTTTAAAGAACTGGGGTATGAGATCGCATTATAA
- a CDS encoding plasmid mobilization protein, with translation MSRPRLEEDKKLSERFIFRLSKDELNRINKAAENCGKQPGPLVREKLFKGKFPEAKAAKLDLFTYTELKRIGNNLNQLTKLAHSRIVPIGLQQLLLKLLQQQEIILKLLLHDRRPENR, from the coding sequence ATGAGCAGGCCACGACTGGAAGAAGATAAAAAATTATCAGAGCGGTTTATCTTTCGTTTAAGCAAAGATGAATTGAACCGCATTAACAAAGCGGCTGAAAATTGTGGAAAACAGCCAGGGCCGTTAGTTCGCGAAAAACTATTTAAAGGTAAATTCCCCGAAGCGAAAGCCGCCAAGCTTGACCTTTTTACCTATACAGAACTCAAACGCATAGGCAATAATCTCAATCAACTCACCAAACTGGCTCATTCCCGGATCGTCCCAATCGGTTTGCAGCAGCTTCTTTTAAAGCTGTTACAGCAGCAGGAAATCATCTTAAAGCTTTTGCTTCATGATCGCAGACCAGAAAATAGGTAA
- a CDS encoding relaxase/mobilization nuclease domain-containing protein, protein MIADQKIGKSFMSALGYNLKKNDHPNPKKRAELLDSNFISLDAKQIEAEVELIRQLRPNLNRYVYHTSLNFTKEEEASLTNEKLLAIAHEYLNGMGFTDNQYLIFRHYDADHPHIHLLANRITFDGDVISDSNNYKRSEAILRKLEKQYYLTAVISSNQAAQKAASKDELEMVVRTGKPSQKMVLQELLKNICRQSNLTVPALIKAGEHAGIHFLFNQAVNGRVSGVTYFHDDFKIKGQALGRQFKWTELAKEINYEQVRDSKAISEANSRTRAIYGHLGAAAGTAEPSGRSAGEGSAGLTESHIGDPFHDREQPAGIDRNATAAGADDAGDYQNSDRTWTTDQNADLLDIGTGSHQHHNYFDFGGFEISDDVDDEAIHGRNRHRKKQARTNRR, encoded by the coding sequence ATGATCGCAGACCAGAAAATAGGTAAAAGCTTTATGAGCGCTTTAGGTTATAACCTAAAAAAGAATGACCATCCTAATCCGAAAAAACGGGCGGAACTCTTGGACAGTAATTTTATTTCCTTGGATGCGAAGCAAATCGAAGCGGAAGTGGAACTGATCCGGCAGCTTCGTCCCAACCTGAACCGATATGTGTACCATACGAGCCTGAACTTTACAAAAGAAGAGGAAGCGTCGCTGACAAATGAAAAGCTTTTAGCCATAGCACATGAGTATTTAAACGGCATGGGTTTTACCGATAATCAATACCTGATCTTCCGGCATTATGATGCAGACCATCCCCATATTCATTTACTGGCAAACCGGATCACCTTTGACGGTGATGTGATCTCAGACAGTAATAACTACAAACGCAGCGAAGCCATTTTAAGAAAATTGGAAAAGCAGTATTACCTAACCGCAGTTATTTCCAGTAATCAGGCGGCTCAAAAGGCGGCCAGTAAGGACGAACTGGAAATGGTGGTCAGGACAGGCAAGCCATCACAAAAGATGGTTTTACAGGAATTATTAAAAAACATATGCAGACAGTCAAACCTTACCGTCCCTGCATTGATCAAAGCAGGTGAACACGCAGGCATACATTTCCTGTTTAATCAGGCAGTTAACGGCAGGGTATCGGGTGTTACTTATTTCCATGATGATTTTAAGATTAAAGGCCAGGCATTGGGCAGGCAGTTCAAATGGACGGAACTGGCAAAAGAAATAAATTATGAGCAAGTTAGAGACAGCAAGGCAATTAGCGAAGCAAACAGCCGTACAAGAGCCATTTACGGCCACCTTGGAGCAGCAGCCGGGACAGCAGAACCAAGCGGAAGGTCGGCTGGAGAAGGAAGCGCAGGACTTACTGAAAGCCATATCGGAGATCCATTCCATGACCGGGAGCAACCTGCAGGCATTGACCGAAATGCAACAGCAGCAGGAGCTGATGATGCGGGAGATTACCAAAATAGCGACAGAACATGGACGACAGATCAGAATGCTGATCTTTTGGATATTGGTACCGGCAGCCATCAGCATCATAACTATTTTGATTTTGGAGGTTTCGAGATAAGTGATGATGTAGACGATGAGGCTATTCACGGGAGAAACAGGCACCGGAAAAAGCAGGCAAGAACGAACCGACGGTAG
- a CDS encoding tyrosine-type recombinase/integrase, translated as MLYFYHPDPVKGKPVRLRTYKNLSYNHDAGTLKKKARILVDEIIENIKAERHPLSFSGSDKDAELIGQSTIIFWFDHWLAYRKECFEIGALKMKGYLSSQNICSYFMEWLKDKGFERRAAGSFNHLDIDLFLRTWAKKRGWNKVSVNTYRGHLITFFNYLIALKVITDNPAKHTRKLNLKNDSSRFKIYEEGELRKVVNALIEDESFHDLYIAAKLVYKFNIRPIELIRLQVKDINFRKRLLTLPPDKTKNGNEARFLLDEESLFMLETFLKDHDHTHYIFGRRTKVSDYQACDGYLDQRWRAFRKKHDIPSHLKFYALKHSSNYYDLQDGASFEEIRQRNRHSNLQVTTLYIKERLFKNVIKASGSSKFDPIK; from the coding sequence GTGCTCTACTTCTATCATCCTGATCCCGTAAAAGGAAAACCGGTGCGGCTCAGGACCTATAAGAATTTAAGTTATAATCATGATGCAGGAACGTTAAAGAAAAAAGCCAGGATACTGGTAGATGAAATCATTGAGAACATTAAAGCTGAACGACATCCTCTTTCTTTTTCAGGTTCCGATAAAGATGCCGAGCTGATTGGTCAATCGACGATTATTTTTTGGTTCGACCACTGGCTTGCCTACAGGAAAGAATGCTTTGAAATCGGGGCATTGAAAATGAAGGGATATTTGAGCAGTCAAAATATATGTTCCTATTTCATGGAATGGTTAAAAGATAAAGGGTTTGAGCGAAGGGCCGCTGGCTCATTTAATCATTTGGATATAGATCTATTCCTGCGCACCTGGGCAAAGAAAAGAGGCTGGAATAAAGTCAGCGTTAATACCTACAGAGGACACCTGATTACTTTTTTCAATTACCTGATTGCCTTAAAGGTGATTACAGACAATCCGGCGAAGCATACCCGGAAACTTAACCTTAAAAATGATTCGTCACGCTTTAAAATATATGAAGAAGGTGAATTGCGAAAGGTCGTAAATGCCCTGATTGAAGACGAGTCATTTCACGATTTATATATCGCTGCGAAATTGGTTTACAAATTCAATATCCGGCCAATTGAGTTAATACGTCTTCAGGTAAAAGACATTAATTTTAGAAAGCGATTATTAACCCTTCCACCGGATAAAACCAAGAATGGCAATGAGGCCAGGTTCTTGCTTGACGAAGAATCCTTATTTATGCTTGAAACCTTCCTGAAAGATCACGATCATACTCATTACATTTTTGGAAGAAGAACAAAGGTGTCTGATTATCAGGCTTGCGACGGCTACTTAGACCAGCGGTGGCGCGCATTCAGAAAAAAGCACGATATACCATCCCATTTAAAATTTTATGCCCTGAAACATTCCAGTAACTATTATGATCTGCAGGATGGCGCGAGCTTTGAGGAAATCAGACAGCGGAACAGGCATAGTAATTTACAGGTAACAACGCTTTACATTAAAGAGAGGCTGTTTAAAAATGTAATCAAAGCCTCGGGAAGCAGCAAGTTTGATCCAATAAAATAA
- a CDS encoding tyrosine-type recombinase/integrase — protein MNHTKNKKSIGLLFQQALDKKLTSDISRQHKNNLRHTYNHFMEFLGPEGRAVTLKKLKTSQIEEFLNRYNSSATNYMNKRRDLNVLFNMACKATDETLLTLKKTDVRRIKATLHLAYEKEQLQSVFEFLKANHTNLYRCCLMTYGCLLRPHEEIRLLTKKHFKLNNTEIHLGGKENKGGRVRVVYVPDYVRHELDPVLAELKRDDNIFSMIPEPFNNTYFAKQWGREKVKLLSHGLIYPKQTMYSFRHTAAIDVFRRTKDVYMVQKMMGHSSVVITLKYLRSLGEFNTDELREAAPTL, from the coding sequence ATGAACCATACGAAGAATAAAAAATCCATCGGTTTGCTTTTCCAGCAAGCCCTTGACAAAAAACTTACCTCCGATATAAGCAGGCAACACAAAAATAATCTCCGGCACACGTATAACCATTTCATGGAATTTCTGGGACCTGAAGGCCGCGCGGTTACGCTTAAGAAATTAAAGACTTCGCAAATTGAGGAATTTCTCAATCGCTACAACTCCTCTGCCACTAATTACATGAATAAGAGACGGGATCTGAACGTCCTGTTTAATATGGCCTGCAAGGCTACGGATGAAACATTGCTGACGCTGAAAAAGACCGATGTTCGGAGGATTAAGGCCACATTACATTTAGCCTATGAAAAGGAACAGCTGCAATCTGTATTTGAATTTCTTAAGGCGAACCATACCAATCTTTATCGCTGCTGCCTGATGACTTACGGTTGCCTGCTACGTCCCCATGAGGAAATACGGTTACTAACTAAAAAGCACTTTAAATTGAATAACACGGAAATTCATTTAGGTGGTAAAGAGAACAAGGGCGGCCGGGTGAGGGTTGTTTATGTGCCTGATTATGTAAGACACGAGCTTGACCCGGTACTTGCTGAGTTAAAAAGAGATGATAACATCTTCAGCATGATTCCCGAGCCTTTTAACAACACCTATTTTGCAAAACAATGGGGGCGCGAAAAAGTCAAGTTACTAAGCCATGGCCTTATATATCCCAAACAAACCATGTATTCTTTCCGGCACACGGCAGCGATTGATGTATTCCGAAGGACAAAGGACGTTTACATGGTTCAGAAGATGATGGGGCATTCTTCGGTAGTAATCACCCTCAAATATTTGCGAAGCCTGGGCGAATTCAATACGGATGAACTAAGAGAAGCAGCACCAACCTTATGA
- a CDS encoding helix-turn-helix domain-containing protein, producing the protein METSAKPSNSHIGRKISRIRELRGIKQETLASELGVSQQTVSRMEQSETIEDAVLEKIAGILGVTSEAIKNFSEEAVIYNIQNNYEGSNNHGANVGHQFNFNPIEKIVELYDEKVALLERLLQAEKEKNELIQNSNKK; encoded by the coding sequence ATGGAAACATCAGCCAAACCTTCAAATTCCCACATCGGAAGAAAGATCAGCCGTATTCGCGAACTGCGAGGCATCAAACAGGAAACGCTTGCTTCTGAATTAGGTGTTAGTCAGCAGACTGTTTCGCGTATGGAACAGAGCGAGACAATTGAGGATGCTGTGTTAGAAAAAATTGCTGGCATATTGGGAGTTACATCCGAGGCAATTAAAAACTTCAGCGAGGAAGCTGTGATTTATAACATTCAAAATAATTATGAGGGTTCAAACAATCACGGTGCAAATGTTGGTCATCAATTTAATTTCAACCCAATTGAAAAAATTGTTGAATTATATGACGAGAAGGTAGCATTGTTAGAACGTTTGCTTCAAGCTGAAAAGGAAAAAAACGAGCTTATTCAAAACTCAAATAAGAAATAA